A window from Salarias fasciatus chromosome 11, fSalaFa1.1, whole genome shotgun sequence encodes these proteins:
- the znf804b gene encoding G patch domain-containing protein 8, translated as MGSKPREVPGMACSACYYLVISSTHLSNGHFRRVKGVFRGPLCPAATSDSPECTERALGCSAEDLKALFYCELCDKQYLRHQEFDNHINSYDHAHKQRLKELKHREFARNVASKSWKDQRKQEKALRRLHQLAQLQQETQRVPRRTYGLRRALRTVSQQQDKDESKRDHSLGAKSETTNHSHRPPTAQPCKPSLINQSKDPCQSPSQTPLATVLAESPPINLPTLNTDPPAFNSQPCHSLCPQPPPPAQGRVGGRLGVSFCFSRRGPRLEPSASVFSDMEEEDREKREQMKERIKEIMADIDKEIRAADERNRSESEMEKSGSDSVLQGDIRSIPRESAEEEEQNGKRDVAKEHFPISTTAPDNQSHDSLLSSLQSQTQVTIWSTALALAHMDSKDTDGKAKITQGETEKGRGLSQYVCVLGKDESTSLKWPVSLLKFTKSQPHISYSCNPGCLDLQQPEKLTVDVQQSQQDESNACVPASLTQESNSCTQRQMRYKQRAHRQKKVEEAFQENIEVEAEASLFLENKSLSSLETAHRKESCMLSMEKCVRATPHPLDRTHSDSSDTNSQNPLGGRLEGARGIRERAITALSCKLESVTQAGTQGMCIGPSRCECGSETTCQCASAPQPYVGVSEASRKKRKASKRNHKLGRRKRGEKMGKASTERRSARCKVRSVVSTVSTGGERQGEAGGRWGKKKRQRETKIRRAGRAGSSCLLGRCEAEPVSVSVRKRRSHRSYSTEWQSQPDREQAEHSSSYSMLSRHTADRNTGEERQRDGDALTFPWRSHFYSHSFSPGCNSKLFWEKGHHSNPRSFIDCCYPDNSCVSSPVKKRKLLRGDRNFIHSKQKSLKHCKVWQERRRKTRGHSGCREREMISDAEQWEWIDGSHPGVNEEGRSRARWNSKNRVVEWDQVAGFSPSPNSWGRRRRHLSTEDVEWDRCSVDRWTWGSSDSWEERGTHRSTSDFKTGADSTDSQGGAWRCASTRHSSSRQFSSPEWWTTRQTYSCQGVIDTQGSRSHSPRSCSPCSSTSMSELSWEWSRSSTCSTGMVDGLTSNSCSSSSRASQAPQEARKHSSPTDASSVFSSSPLSHSSSDKSTCAATVPSFNSSQCDTVSSRSKEPDSQPDCGQRPSAKVTADSSGSALPEPPPSESMPQKPAKMLFFPLIGKLPSIQRKAQRKKGLLEKSKEDTEKNDKVKSSGEHPREATPDSLKYPLDTVDSNPSSMPNPCPLQIRTDGQQTGGETALPISFTAEEMDKYRLLQEQAREHMQKALEKTQEWTDTHTQTNYTPKAQTQNCGTSEDQYTPASLHNLPQSQMQLMHTDQMQRQVLQHSLEVSLPLPHVPPQDIFTQPLAQAFPSLTPVPQSPPLSDLHHIILQHAGLAMDPHASPTTSPPPPAAIHPVQLPQPSHPRHPSLPHSLHLSPFSISSLFPSIVLSPHPLPLLPQSATFHAAPLTPLSPVVLQPLNPQPFIDSSWPVKFQQKAL; from the exons ATGGGCTCCAAACCTCGTGAGGTCCCCGGGATGGCATGCAGCGCGTGCTACTACTTGGTTATCAGCTCCACGCACCTGAGCAATGGACACTTTCGGCGCGTCAAGGGGGTCTTCAGAGGACCACTCTGCCCCGCTGCAACCAGTGATTCACCG GAATGCACAGAGAGGGCTTTGGGTTGCTCAGCGGAGGATCTGAAGGCTCTTTTCTACTGTGAGCTGTGTGACAAGCAGTACCTCAGACACCAAGAGTTTGACAACCACATCAACTCCTACGACCACGCTCACAAGCAG AGGCTGAAGGAACTCAAACACAGGGAGTTTGCTCGAAATGTGGCCTCAAAATCGTGGAAAGACCAACGCAAACAGGAGAAGGCTCTCAGGCGTTTGCACCAGCTCGCACAGCTGCAACAAGAAACTCAGCG AGTCCCGAGAAGGACCTACGGGCTAAGGCGTGCACTCAGAACTGTAAGCCAGCAGCAGGATAAAGATGAGTCCAAAAGAGATCATAGCCTTGGGGCTAAATCTGaaaccaccaaccattcacacCGGCCCCCCACGGCACAACCTTGTAAACCTTCTCTCATTAACCAGTCTAAAGATCCATGCCAATCTCCTTCCCAAACACCTCTGGCTACAGTTCTGGCAGAATCTCCTCCAATCAATCTGCCCACACTCAATACCGATCCTCCTGCCTTCAACTCCCAGCCTTGCCACAGCTTGTGTCCccagccgcctcctcctgcacaggGGAGAGTGGGAGGCAGGCTCGGCGTCTCCTTCTGCTTTTCACGTAGGGGGCCAAGACTGGAGCCTTCCGCCTCTGTCTTCtcggacatggaggaggaggacagggagaaGAGGGAGCAAATGAAGGAAAGGATAAAGGAAATCATGGCGGACATCGACAAGGAAATTAGAGCGGCAGATGAGAGGAATCGGAGCGAGAGTGAAATGGAAAAGTCAGGCTCTGACAGTGTCTTACAGGGTGATATTCGATCAATTCCCAGAGAGTCCGcggaagaggaggaacagaaTGGAAAGAGAGACGTAGCGAAAGAACATTTCCCCATTTCCACCACAGCCCCTGATAATCAGAGCCACGATTCACTTCTTTCATCACTGCAGTCCCAAACCCAGGTGACCATATGGAGCACAGCATTAGCGCTGGCACATATGGACTCCAAAGACACGGACGGCAAGGCAAAGATAACGCAAGGAGAAACAGAGAAGGGGAGGGGGTTAAgtcaatatgtgtgtgtgctgggtaAAGACGAATCCACGAGTTTGAAATGGCCTGTCAGTTTGCTTAAGTTCACCAAGTCTCAACCTCACATCTCGTACAGCTGCAACCCTGGCTGCTTAGACCTTCAACAACCAGAGAAACTCACAGTTGATGTACAGCAGTCACAACAGGATGAGTCAAATGCATGTGTGCCAGCTAGTCTTACACAGGAAAGTAATTCTTGTACTCAAAGACAGATGAGATATAAGCAGAgagcacacagacagaaaaaagttGAAGAGGCTTTCCAGGAGAATATCGAAGTGGAGGCAGAAGCAAGCCTGTTCCTTGAGAATAAAAGCCTTTCATCACTGGAAACGGCACACAGGAAAGAAAGTTGCATGCTAAGTATGGAGAAATGTGTGAGGGCAACCCCCCATCCGCTGGACCGCACTCACAGTGACAGCTCAGACACGAACTCCCAGAATCCACTGGGAGGTAGATTAGAGGGTGCAAGAGGGATCAGGGAGAGAGCCATCACAGCCTTGAGCTGTAAATTAGAGTCTGTCACCCAGGCTGGCACACAGGGGATGTGCATCGGGCCGTCCAGGTGTGAGTGTGGGAGTGAGACAACATGCCAGTGTGCCAGCGCTCCACAGCCGTACGTGGGCGTCTCAGAAGCATCACGCAAAAAGAGGAAAGCCAGCAAAAGGAATCATAAGCTGGGTAGGAGAAAGAGGGGTGAGAAGATGGGAAAGGCTTCGACCGAGCGCCGATCAGCAAGGTGCAAAGTGAGGAGCGtcgtctccaccgtctccactggaggagagcggcaaggagaagctggagggaggtgggggaaaaaaaagaggcaaagaGAGACAAAAATAAGGAGGGCggggagagcagggagcagctgtCTCCTGGGGAGATGTGAGGCAGAGCcggtgtctgtctctgtcaggAAGAGGAGGTCTCATAGGAGCTACAGTACTGAATGGCAGTCACAGCCAGACAGAGAGCAGGCAGAGCACTCCAGCTCCTACTCCATgctcagcagacacacagcagacagaaatACAGGCGAGGAGAGGCAGCGAGACGGGGATGCATTGACTTTTCCCTGGCGATCTCACTTCTACTCACACTCCTTCTCACCAGGATGTAACTCAAAGCTGTTTTGGGAAAAGGGTCACCATAGCAACCCCAGGAGTTTCATTGACTGCTGTTACCCTGACAACAGCTGTGTTAGCAGCCctgtgaaaaagagaaaactccTCCGTGGGGACAGGAATTTCATTCACAGTAAGCAGAAGAGTTTGAAGCATTGTAAAGTCTGGCAGGAGAGGCGAAGGAAAACAAGAGGACattcaggctgcagagagagagaaatgatttCAGATGCTGAACAGTGGGAGTGGATTGATGGGAGTCATCCAGGCGTTAACGAGGAGGGGAGATCAAGAGCGAGGTGGAACTCAAAAAATAGGGTGGTGGAGTGGGATCAAGTGGCCGGGTTCAGCCCCAGTCCGAACAGCTGGGGCAGGCGGCGCAGGCACCTCAGCACGGAAGATGTAGAATGGGACAGATGCAGCGTGGACAGATGGACATGGGGCAGCAGCGACAGCTGGGAAGAGAGGGGCACACACAGGTCCACGTCAGACTTCAAGACGGGCGCAGACAGCACAGACAGCCAGGGAGGTGCGTGGAGATGTGCAAGTACCAGACACTCAAGTTCAAGACAGTTCTCAAGCCCTGAGTGGTGGACAACCCGACAGACGTACAGCTGCCAGGGCGTGATCGACACCCAAGGCAGCAGAAGCCACAGCCCACGCTCCTGTAGTCCTTGTAGCAGCACCAGCATGTCTGAGCTCAGCTGGGAGTGGAGCCGGAGCAGCACCTGCTCCACAGGCATGGTGGACGGATTGACAAGTAACTCCTGCAGTTCGTCTTCACGGGCTTCTCAGGCCCCTCAAGAGGCCAGGAAGCACAGCAGCCCCACAGAcgcttcttctgttttttcctcAAGCCCTCTCTCCCATTCCTCATCCGACAAATCCACGTGTGCTGCAACAGTTCCAAGTTTCAACTCATCCCAGTGTGATACAGTTTCTTCAAGATCAAAGGAGCCTGATTCACAGCCTGATTGTGGCCAAAGGCCTTCTGCCAAGGTCACCGCCGACAGCTCAGGCTCCGCTCTTCCAGAACCACCTCCCAGTGAGTCCATGCCACAAAAACCAGCTAAGATGCTGTTTTTCCCTCTGATAGGAAAATTACCATCAATCCAAAGAAAGGCTCAGAGGAAAAAAGGATTACTGGAAAAAAGTAAGGAGGACACAGAAAAGAACGACAAAGTCAAAAGCTCTGGAGAACATCCCAGGGAAGCGACTCCGGACAGTCTAAAATATCCCCTGGACACAGTTGACTCAAACCCCAGCAGTATGCCAAATCCCTGCCCGTTGCAGATTAGGACTGACGGCCAACAGACAGGTGGAGAGACGGCTCTACCAATCAGCTTTACCGCTGAGGAGATGGACAAATATcgcctgctgcaggagcaggcgAGGGAACACATGCAGAAAGCGCTGGAAAAGACGCAAGAATggacagatacacacacacagactaatTACACACCgaaagcacaaacacagaattGTGGGACTTCAGAAGATCAGTACACACCTGCATCTTTGCACAACCTTCCACAGTCTCAAATGCAGTTAATGCATACAGATCAAATGCAAAGACAAGTGCTACAGCATTCGCTGGAGGTCAGTCTCCCGCTTCCCCATGTGCCCCCGcaagacattttcactcagccATTGGCTCAAGCCTTTCCCAGCCTGACCCCAGTCCCACAGTCACCCCCTCTCTCCGACCTCCATCACATCATTTTACAGCACGCGGGCCTCGCCATGGACCCCCACGCGTCCCCCACGACCAGCCCGCCCCCCCCTGCTGCCATCCACCCGGTTCAGCTTCCACAGCCGTCCCACCCTCGTCACCCAAGCCTCCCTcactccctccacctctccccctTCTCGATTTCCTCCCTGTTTCCGTCCATCGTGCTATCCCCTCaccctcttcccctcctcccccagtCTGCCACTTTCCACGCAGCCCCTCTCACTCCGCTGTCCCCGGTAGTCCTCCAGCCGTTGAACCCACAGCCTTTCATAGACAGCTCGTGGCCAGTGAAGTTTCAGCAGAAGGCCTTGTGA